A window of Syntrophales bacterium genomic DNA:
ACGTCCCTTCTTCTTTTGGCCAGGCCCTGGCTATTCACGGTGACGGCGGCCTCCGCAAGGGACTGGACCTGGGTCGCCGTTCTCCTTGCCGGCGGGGCCGTCACGGGATTCCTGTCGGGGTTGATGGGCGTGGGCGGCGGGGCGTTCATGATCGCCTTCATGGTTCTCCTGGCGGGGTTCGAGCAGCAATCGGCCCAGGGCAGCTCGCTTCTCGCCATGATTCCGCTCAGTGCCATCGGGGCCTGGACCCACTGGAGCCTCGGAAGCGTCAAGAAAGCCGTTCTACCGGGGCTCATCCCGGGAATCCTCATCGGAACGGTGGCGGGCGGCATGGCGGCTGCCTTTCTGCCGGAGCACATCCTCCGGGTTGTCTTCGCCGCCGTTCTCATCGTGACGGGAATCCGGTACTTCCGCAAGGCCGCTCCCGCCTGCCCGGACGACTGAGAGATCGGCCGCGGGATATGCCTGTAAAATTCATGGACTGACCGGTTACAGAAAAATGGGGCGCCGCTGTTGCAGGACTGGCGCGGGTTTTGAAAATTTCATTGACAGGTTCTCCGGATTTAAGATACCAAATCGCCGGTTTCAAAGGGGGGGGAGGCCGCGCCCCTGACGGGTTCAGCGGCGAAAGTATCCACAAGAGGATAATCCACGAGGGAGAAAGAGCACATGTTGGAAATCCGATGGCATGGAAGGGGGGGCCAGGGAGCGGTGACGTCCGTGGAGCTCCTGGCCATGGCGGCAATCGACGAAGGCAAGTTCGCCCAGGGCTTCCCGAGCTTCGGCCCCGAACGACGAGGGGCGCCGGTGGAGGCGTTCAACCGGGTGGACACCAAGCAGATCAAAATCCGATCCCGCATTTACAATCCCGATGTATCGGTGGTTCTCGACGAGAGCCAGGTCGGTCCGGCCGTTGTAGCCGGTCTGAAGACGAGCGGGACCCTGATCGTCAATACGGCGAAAAAGGCCGGCGAGGTACGGGACCTCCTGAAGAAAAAGAACGCCGCCTTCGACGGGAAGATCGCCACGGTGGATGCCACGGGGATCGCCTGGAGCGAGCTGGGCGTACCCATCACGAACACCACCATGCTGGGAGCGCTCCTGAAGGTGACGAACGTGGTCAAGCTGGACGCCCTCAAGGAGCCGGTGGAGCACAGGTTCGGCCGGATCGCCCAGAAGAACCTGAAGGCCCTCAAGCGCGCCTACGACGAAGTCAAGCTCAGCTGATTCATTGACGGATGAAACCATGCCCGCTTCCCCCGGGGAAGCGTGACAAGAGAGGTTGCTAACATGAAGAAGTGGCCGGAAACATGGAAGGAATATAACACCGGAGGGATCGTTTTCGAGCCGGGCAACGCCCGTTCCTTCAAGACGGGACCCTGGCGTTCCCTGAAACCGGTGTGGGACAACAGCAAATGCATCAAGTGCGGGGTCTGCTATATCTTCTGTCCCGAAGGATGTGTCCAGGAGGGACCCGACGGATTTTTCGCGGCTGACCTGGATTACTGCAAGGGCTGCGGCATCTGCGCCCACGAATGCTGGCCGTCCGCCATCAGCATGATCGAGGAGGGTCACGAGTCATGACAAAACCCGTTGGAATGGAAGTGGCGGTCGCCGCAGCGGAAGCGGTCGCCCTCTGCAACATCGACGTGGCCGCCTGTTATCCCATCACCCCGAACACGCACATCGCCGAGCACCTGGCCGATATCGTCGCGGACGGGAGAATCGACGCCGAGTACATCACCGTCGAGTCGGAGCACTCGGCCCTGAGCGCCGTCATGGGCGCCTCCGGGACGGGAGCACGGACCTTCACGGCCACCAGCTCCCAGGGCCTGATGTACATGCACGAGATCCTGCCCATCACGCCGGCCATGCGGCTGCCCGTGGTCATGGGCCTCGGCAACCGGGCCGTCTCGGGCCCCATCAACATCTGGAACGACCACAGCGACATCATCATGCAGCGCGACTCCGGGTGGCTGTCCATCTTCGCCGACAACGGACAGGAGGCGGTGGACATGTTCATCCAGGCCTTCAAGATCGCCGAGCATCCCGATGTCCTCCTGCCCATCAATGTCAAC
This region includes:
- a CDS encoding sulfite exporter TauE/SafE family protein, which codes for MSFWIGLVSGVFGGMVGMGGGVLMIPLMGRFLKLPQHVCHGTSLVAVVFTGIAGAATYAWFDHVDWTAALLLAAGAFWPVRAGARLCRTMPERNLRLVFGLFLVFTSLLLLARPWLFTVTAASARDWTWVAVLLAGGAVTGFLSGLMGVGGGAFMIAFMVLLAGFEQQSAQGSSLLAMIPLSAIGAWTHWSLGSVKKAVLPGLIPGILIGTVAGGMAAAFLPEHILRVVFAAVLIVTGIRYFRKAAPACPDD
- a CDS encoding 2-oxoacid:acceptor oxidoreductase family protein, producing MLEIRWHGRGGQGAVTSVELLAMAAIDEGKFAQGFPSFGPERRGAPVEAFNRVDTKQIKIRSRIYNPDVSVVLDESQVGPAVVAGLKTSGTLIVNTAKKAGEVRDLLKKKNAAFDGKIATVDATGIAWSELGVPITNTTMLGALLKVTNVVKLDALKEPVEHRFGRIAQKNLKALKRAYDEVKLS
- a CDS encoding 4Fe-4S binding protein, with product MKKWPETWKEYNTGGIVFEPGNARSFKTGPWRSLKPVWDNSKCIKCGVCYIFCPEGCVQEGPDGFFAADLDYCKGCGICAHECWPSAISMIEEGHES